A genomic stretch from Rhinatrema bivittatum chromosome 9, aRhiBiv1.1, whole genome shotgun sequence includes:
- the MRPS33 gene encoding 28S ribosomal protein S33, mitochondrial, producing MTSLSSYALRMARLSARIFGEVARPTDQKSMKVVQLFSKQLLARRKEVYNWYPQHKVYYNLMRKLRFLGLYRDEHEDFKEEMKRLRKLRGKIEPKKGEGKRTTKKK from the exons ATGACTTCACTTTCCAGTTATGCCTTGCGCATGGCTCGTCTGAGTGCCAGGATTTTTGGAGAAGTTGCAAGACCAACAGACCAGAAGTCCATGAAAGTTGTACAGTTATTTAGCAAGCAGCTGTTGGCAAGGAGGAAGGAAGTATACAACTGGTATCCCCAGCATAAGGTTTACTATAATCTGATGAGAAAGCTGCGCTTTCTTGGCCTATATAG AGATGAACATGAAGATTTTAAAGAAGAGATGAAGCGGCTCAGGAAACTGCGTGGAAAAATAGAACCAAagaaaggagagggaaagagaacaaCTAAGAAGAAATAA